The Coffea arabica cultivar ET-39 chromosome 9e, Coffea Arabica ET-39 HiFi, whole genome shotgun sequence genome has a window encoding:
- the LOC140003770 gene encoding uncharacterized protein At3g52155, chloroplastic-like isoform X1, whose translation MNACPATTALPGTFYAMVKRKSGGSSFPSTRCTYTKRRYPISLATGSVVVETTPSQQETNSNSVVRRLILLRHADSSWENRSLRDHDRPLTKNGREDAIKVSQKLQLLGWIPELILSSDSQRTRETLNIMRKEVRGFLEAEVHFLSSFYSVAAMDGQTAEHLRQAISEYSTDEILTVMCMGHNKGWEEAASTFSGVSVELKTCNAALLEAAGKTWEEAFALAGIGGWKLHGIVKPDAGL comes from the exons ATGAATGCCTGTCCAGCAACAACTGCCCTTCCCGGTACATTCTATGCTATGGTAAAAAGAAAATCTGGGGGGTCGTCCTTCCCTTCCACCCGCTGCACATATACAAAGCGCCGCTACCCAATTTCCCTGGCGACCGGGTCGGTTGTCGTAGAGACTACTCCATCTCAGCAGGAAACTAATTCTAATTCAGTTGTTCGCCGCCTCATTTTGCTCCGTCATGCCGATAGTAGTTGGGAAAATCGCTCCCTCCGAG ATCATGATCGCCCATTGACTAAAAATGGACGAGAAGATGCCATTAAAGTCTCCCAGAAGCTTCAATTGTTGGGCTGGATACCTGAACTTATTTTATCTAG TGATTCCCAACGAACGAGGGAAACACTGAACATTATGCGAAAAGAGGTTCGAGGGTTTTTGGAAGCTGAGGTACATTTCCTTTCAAGCTTTTATTCAGTTGCAGCCATGGATGGTCAGACAGCAGAGCACCTTCGACAGGCTATAAGTGAATACTCAACAGATGAAATATTAACCGTCAT GTGCATGGGACATAATAAGGGATGGGAGGAGGCTGCATCAACATTTTCAGGTGTCTCTGTTGAACTGAAGACTTGTAATGCTGCTTTGCTTGAAGCTGCTGGAAAAACATGGGAAGAA GCATTTGCTTTGGCAGGAATCGGTGGCTGGAAGCTTCATGGCATTGTTAAGCCGGATGCTGGTCTTTAA
- the LOC140003770 gene encoding uncharacterized protein At3g52155, chloroplastic-like isoform X2, translating into MPIVVGKIAPSEVLDHDRPLTKNGREDAIKVSQKLQLLGWIPELILSSDSQRTRETLNIMRKEVRGFLEAEVHFLSSFYSVAAMDGQTAEHLRQAISEYSTDEILTVMCMGHNKGWEEAASTFSGVSVELKTCNAALLEAAGKTWEEAFALAGIGGWKLHGIVKPDAGL; encoded by the exons ATGCCGATAGTAGTTGGGAAAATCGCTCCCTCCGAGGTATTAG ATCATGATCGCCCATTGACTAAAAATGGACGAGAAGATGCCATTAAAGTCTCCCAGAAGCTTCAATTGTTGGGCTGGATACCTGAACTTATTTTATCTAG TGATTCCCAACGAACGAGGGAAACACTGAACATTATGCGAAAAGAGGTTCGAGGGTTTTTGGAAGCTGAGGTACATTTCCTTTCAAGCTTTTATTCAGTTGCAGCCATGGATGGTCAGACAGCAGAGCACCTTCGACAGGCTATAAGTGAATACTCAACAGATGAAATATTAACCGTCAT GTGCATGGGACATAATAAGGGATGGGAGGAGGCTGCATCAACATTTTCAGGTGTCTCTGTTGAACTGAAGACTTGTAATGCTGCTTTGCTTGAAGCTGCTGGAAAAACATGGGAAGAA GCATTTGCTTTGGCAGGAATCGGTGGCTGGAAGCTTCATGGCATTGTTAAGCCGGATGCTGGTCTTTAA
- the LOC113708920 gene encoding uncharacterized protein yields the protein MALKFLNKKGWHTGSLRNIENVWKAEQKHEAEQKKLEELRKQIQEERERSEFRLLQEQAGLVTKQERLEFLYDSGLAVGKGNSSGGFKALESSSLKTDSGTAPSSATSSSTKQSSVPGALFEEKPQSANDAWRKLHSDPLLLIRQREQEALARVKNNPIQMAMIRKSVEATKNKKKTHDEDDDKAHKRKHHHKKKHEKQSSSGHHSGSENAGSEKKRRKSSGHKGSRSILPSSEEETDWDIERKRISKKSTHKEHGPGFLLESTTKKNVRQQRGKGIQNDFQHEETCSAGYMDPVPMNQGKRERKIPQSNVGDSSDTVRRNEAINRRRNPVELSEEERAARLQEMQMDAELHEEQRWKRLKKAEENDAREAVRAGIPKGSNFLDAVQKSVYGTDKGGSATIEESVRRRTHYLQGRSEATERNAFRR from the exons ATGGCTCTCAAATTTTTAAACAAGAAAGGCTGGCACACGGGGAGTCTCCGGAATATTGAGAACGTATGGAAGGCGGAACAGAAACATGAAGCGGAGCAGAAAAAGTTGGAGGAGCTGCGCAAGCAGATCCAGGAGGAGAGGGAGCGATCTGAGTTCCGCCTCCTCCAAGAACAAGCTGGTCTCGTCAC CAAGCAAGAGAGGTTGGAATTTCTGTACGACTCCGGATTAGCTGTTGGGAAGGGCAATTCTTCAGGAGGATTTAAGGCTCTTGAATCCTCCTCTCTGAAGACTGATTCTGGGACTGCTCCCTCCTCTGCTACCTCCTCTTCTACCAag CAATCATCTGTTCCTGGAGCCCTATTTGAGGAAAAACCACAATCAGCCAATGATGCATGGAGGAAACTCCATTCAGATCCTTTGCTTTTGATCCGTCAGCGGGAGCAAGAAGCCCTTGCTCGTGTTAAAAATAACCCTATTCAGATGGCTATGATCCGCAAATCA GTTGAAGCTACAAAGAATAAGAAAAAGACTCATGACGAGGATGATGATAAGGCACACAAAAGGAAGCATCATCACAAGAAGAAGCATGAGAAGCAATCATCATCTGGGCACCATTCTGGCTCAGAAAATGCTGgttcagaaaagaaaagaagaaagtctAGTGGCCACAAAGGTTCGCGTAGTATATTACCGAGTTCAGAAGAAGAAACTGATTGGGACATTGAGAGGAAGAGAATATCTAAAAAATCTACGCACAAAGAACATGGGCCCGGTTTCTTACTGGAGTCAACAACTAAGAAAAATGTCAGACAACAAAGAGGAAAAGGGATTCAGAATGATTTTCAGCATGAAGAAACTTGTTCCGCAGGATACATGGACCCTGTTCCCATGAACCAGGGAAAAAGAGAGCGAAAAATTCCTCAAAGCAATGTTGGTGATTCTTCTGATACTGTAAGAAGGAATGAGGCAATCAACAGGCGTCGAAATCCTGTTGAACTTTCTGAAGAAGAGAGAGCTGCAAGGTTGCAGGAGATGCAGATGGACGCGGAACTCCACGAGGAGCAGAGATGGAAACGTCTAAAAAAGGCAGAGGAAAATGATGCTCGGGAAGCTGTTAGAGCAGGGATACCCAAGGGTAGTAACTTCCTGGATGCTGTTCAAAAAAGCGTCTATGGTACGGACAAGGGTGGATCAGCAACCATAGAAGAGAGCGTCCGTCGGCGAACACATTATTTGCAGGGCAGATCAGAAGCCACAGAAAGAAATGCATTTCGCCGATAA